A genomic segment from Aspergillus chevalieri M1 DNA, chromosome 7, nearly complete sequence encodes:
- the ASPERGILLOPEPSIN2 gene encoding A4/G1 family peptidase (COG:S;~EggNog:ENOG410PNBI;~InterPro:IPR038656,IPR000250,IPR013320;~MEROPS:MER0001321;~PFAM:PF01828;~SECRETED:SignalP(1-18);~go_function: GO:0004190 - aspartic-type endopeptidase activity [Evidence IEA];~go_process: GO:0006508 - proteolysis [Evidence IEA]), whose product MKFSSILTGSLLASAALAAPLTEKRQARHEARRANKQRHSNPPLIPGTSKEVLKVTNTTQAQYSSNWAGAVLIGSGYTTVTGEFTVPSVSAPSSGAGGFGLGEESCASAWVGIDGDTCETAILQTGVDFCYQGGQASYSAWYEWYPDYAYDFSGITISEGDSIRVTVEASTESTGTATVENLTNGQSVTHRFTGGTQGDLCETNAEWIVEDFESGGSLVSFADFGTVTFTNAEATSNGRTVGPSGATIMDIRQNGQVLTEASVSSDSVTVSYV is encoded by the coding sequence ATGAAGTTCTCTTCCATCCTCACAGGCTCTCTCCTTGCCAGCGCTGCTCTGGCTGCTCCTCTCACCGAGAAGCGTCAAGCTCGCCACGAAGCTCGTCGCGCCAACAAACAGCGTCACAGCAACCCTCCACTCATCCCCGGTACCAGCAAAGAGGTTCTCAAGGTCACCAACACTACCCAGGCTCAGTACAGCTCCAACTGGGCCGGTGCTGTTCTAATTGGCTCCGGCTACACGACCGTCACTGGCGAGTTCACCGTCCCCAGTGTCTCCGCCCCAAGTAGTGGCGCTGGTGGCTTCGGCTTGGGAGAAGAGTCCTGTGCCTCCGCCTGGGTCGGTATTGACGGCGACACCTGCGAGACCGCCATCCTCCAGACAGGCGTCGACTTCTGCTACCAGGGCGGCCAAGCCTCCTACAGCGCCTGGTACGAATGGTACCCCGACTACGCCTATGACTTCAGCGGCATCACCATCTCCGAAGGTGACTCCATCAGGGTCACCGTCGAGGCCTCCACTGAGAGCACTGGAACAGCCACTGTCGAGAACCTTACCAATGGCCAGTCCGTCACCCACCGATTCACTGGAGGCACCCAGGGCGATCTCTGTGagaccaatgctgaatggaTTGTCGAGGATTTTGAATCCGGTGGTTCGCTTGTTTCCTTCGCTGATTTCGGAACGGTTACTTTCACTAATGCCGAGGCCACCAGCAACGGCAGGACTGTTGGTCCCTCTGGTGCTACCATCATGGATATCCGGCAGAATGGCCAGGTCCTGACTGAGGCCTCTGTGTCTAGTGATTCTGTCACTGTCAGTTATGTCTAG